In Burkholderia gladioli, a genomic segment contains:
- a CDS encoding MFS transporter: MDIDRTSPADSRTAARTRWLAVLSIALGAFAFVTTEYMPVGVLPAIARDLAITPGTAGLMTTTPGIIAAFSAPLLLLAAGRVNRRLILLLLSIALIASNVLSALATNFTTMLTGRVLLGLALGGFWTVALGVSGQIVAEKESARASATIFMGITLATVVGVPFGTYIADVSSWRMSFFLTAALAFAALLSQALLLPPLPPRVAALGADFVRMLARGPVLRSLALVALLFGAHFCAYTYVAPFLEDDASFDAARVSALLLGFGVVGFVSNFVASAYVTSHPRASILTMGALVIASLVLLPAFAHTAGAVVAVVLVWGVAYGAIPLGLSVWMQSTLPGQAEAASALFVSAVQTAIAAGAVAGGVAFDCVGAAGAMHLGVLLCAAGLAVLATFGTPRRAVAVLPQE, from the coding sequence ATGGATATCGATCGGACCTCGCCCGCAGATTCGCGCACGGCCGCACGGACGCGGTGGCTCGCGGTGCTTTCCATCGCGCTCGGCGCATTCGCGTTCGTAACGACCGAATACATGCCGGTGGGCGTGCTGCCGGCCATCGCGCGCGATCTCGCCATTACGCCCGGCACCGCCGGGCTGATGACCACGACGCCGGGCATTATCGCAGCCTTCTCCGCGCCCCTGCTGCTGCTCGCGGCAGGCCGCGTGAACCGTCGACTGATTCTGCTATTGCTGTCGATCGCACTCATCGCGTCCAACGTGCTCAGCGCGCTCGCGACGAATTTCACGACGATGCTCACCGGACGTGTGCTGCTCGGCCTTGCGCTGGGGGGATTCTGGACGGTGGCGCTCGGCGTGTCCGGGCAGATCGTCGCGGAAAAGGAAAGCGCCCGGGCCAGTGCGACGATCTTCATGGGCATCACGCTCGCGACGGTCGTCGGCGTGCCGTTCGGCACGTATATCGCGGACGTGTCGTCGTGGCGCATGTCGTTCTTCCTGACGGCGGCGCTCGCGTTCGCCGCGTTGCTGTCGCAGGCGTTGTTGCTGCCGCCGTTGCCGCCGCGCGTGGCGGCGCTTGGCGCGGATTTCGTGCGCATGCTGGCGCGCGGCCCGGTGCTGCGCAGTCTCGCGCTCGTCGCGCTGCTGTTCGGCGCGCACTTTTGCGCCTACACCTACGTTGCCCCCTTTCTCGAAGACGATGCCTCTTTCGATGCCGCCCGCGTGAGCGCGCTATTGCTCGGCTTCGGCGTCGTCGGCTTCGTGTCGAACTTCGTCGCCTCGGCTTACGTGACGTCGCATCCGCGCGCATCGATCCTCACGATGGGCGCGCTCGTTATCGCTTCGCTTGTCCTGCTGCCGGCGTTCGCACACACGGCGGGCGCGGTCGTCGCGGTCGTGCTGGTGTGGGGCGTCGCGTACGGCGCGATTCCGCTCGGCCTCAGTGTCTGGATGCAGTCGACGTTGCCCGGACAGGCCGAAGCGGCGTCGGCACTGTTCGTGAGTGCGGTACAGACGGCGATCGCGGCGGGCGCGGTTGCCGGCGGCGTCGCCTTCGATTGCGTGGGCGCTGCAGGCGCGATGCATCTCGGCGTGCTGCTATGCGCGGCGGGGCTGGCGGTGCTCGCGACCTTCGGGACTCCGCGACGCGCGGTAGCCGTCTTGCCTCAGGAATGA
- a CDS encoding alkene reductase — protein MSTLFSPVKVGSYEFTHRVVLAPLTCMRAEDGARPGPLMAEYYAQRTSPGALLIGEATIAAPEGNGYLGAPGLYNDSQIEGWKAVTNAVHAKGGRIFLQLYHAGRQSNAQLQPDGGQPVGPSEIAHDGVAYTESGWVPNTPNRALRTDEIAGIVESFRLAAARGLRAGFDGVELHAANGYLFDQFLQDGSNRRTDEYGGPIENRARLLLDTTRAVISVWGADKVAVRLGPSGSWGDMSDSDPQALFGYVADELDKLGIAYLHLIEPRIAGNVEDDTRDQHPVAAQSLRARFRGPIIVAGGFDGDSAEAILQSGDADLVAFGRHFIANPDLPERLRKHLPLNLYDRPTFFGGTEIGYTDYPFYRETAVVA, from the coding sequence ATGTCCACGCTTTTTTCACCGGTGAAAGTCGGTTCATATGAATTCACACATCGTGTCGTGCTCGCGCCGCTCACCTGCATGCGTGCCGAAGACGGCGCACGCCCAGGCCCGCTGATGGCCGAATACTACGCCCAACGCACCTCGCCCGGCGCGCTGCTGATTGGCGAAGCGACCATCGCCGCGCCCGAAGGCAACGGCTACCTCGGCGCGCCTGGCCTCTACAATGACAGCCAGATCGAGGGCTGGAAGGCTGTCACGAATGCCGTGCATGCCAAAGGCGGGCGCATCTTCCTTCAGCTCTATCACGCGGGACGCCAATCGAATGCCCAGTTGCAGCCAGACGGCGGGCAGCCCGTGGGGCCGTCGGAGATCGCGCATGACGGCGTCGCTTATACAGAATCGGGCTGGGTGCCCAATACGCCCAACCGCGCGCTGCGCACGGACGAGATCGCGGGCATCGTCGAAAGTTTCCGGCTGGCCGCGGCGCGCGGCCTGAGGGCGGGCTTCGACGGCGTCGAGCTGCACGCGGCGAATGGCTATCTGTTCGACCAGTTTCTTCAGGACGGCAGCAACCGGCGTACCGACGAATACGGCGGCCCGATCGAGAACCGCGCGCGTCTTCTGCTCGACACGACGCGCGCCGTGATCTCGGTGTGGGGCGCGGACAAGGTCGCGGTGCGCCTCGGCCCGAGCGGTTCATGGGGCGACATGTCGGATAGCGATCCACAAGCGCTGTTCGGCTATGTCGCCGATGAACTCGACAAGCTCGGCATCGCCTATCTGCATCTGATCGAGCCGCGCATCGCCGGCAACGTCGAGGACGATACGCGCGACCAGCACCCGGTCGCGGCGCAATCGCTACGCGCACGCTTTCGCGGTCCGATCATCGTGGCGGGCGGCTTCGACGGCGACAGCGCGGAAGCCATTCTCCAGTCCGGCGATGCCGATCTGGTCGCGTTCGGACGTCACTTCATCGCGAATCCGGATCTTCCTGAGCGGCTGCGCAAGCATCTGCCGCTCAACCTGTATGACCGCCCGACGTTCTTTGGCGGCACGGAAATCGGCTATACGGATTACCCGTTCTATCGCGAAACCGCCGTCGTAGCCTGA
- a CDS encoding zinc-dependent alcohol dehydrogenase family protein: MARIITFARHGGPDVFEYTEAGDLTPAVNEVRIRVKAIGLNRAESMWRRGAYVEAAKLPARVGYEASGIVDAIGADVTHVAVGDAVSTVPSFSMNDYGMYGECVLAPAHSVVRSPAWLSHELAVAIWNVFVTPYAAFTEDARLKQGDVVLIPAASSGVGIGAIQVAKQLGATAVALTRTSAKRDALLELGADHVIVTDEENLVDAVMRITGGRGADLVFDPVGGKTLARLVDATRAGGIILLYGALSTDETVLPVLPLLSKRITVHGYNLFSTTTDPQRQREAASFIFDGLRSGALRTVIAQRFAFERMADAHALLERNEHFGRIVVTV; this comes from the coding sequence ATGGCAAGAATCATCACCTTTGCGAGGCATGGCGGCCCCGACGTCTTCGAGTACACCGAGGCCGGCGACCTTACGCCCGCGGTGAACGAAGTGCGTATTCGCGTGAAGGCCATCGGCCTGAATCGCGCCGAATCGATGTGGCGGCGCGGCGCCTATGTCGAGGCCGCGAAGCTGCCCGCACGCGTGGGCTACGAGGCGTCGGGCATTGTCGATGCGATCGGCGCGGACGTCACGCACGTCGCAGTCGGCGACGCGGTGTCCACCGTGCCTTCGTTTTCGATGAACGATTACGGCATGTATGGCGAATGCGTGCTCGCGCCCGCGCACTCGGTGGTCAGAAGCCCCGCGTGGCTTTCGCACGAACTCGCGGTCGCGATCTGGAACGTGTTCGTGACACCCTACGCGGCCTTCACGGAAGATGCCCGCCTGAAACAGGGCGATGTCGTGCTCATCCCAGCGGCGTCGAGCGGCGTGGGCATTGGCGCGATCCAGGTCGCGAAGCAACTCGGCGCGACGGCGGTGGCGCTCACGCGAACGTCCGCGAAGCGCGACGCACTTCTCGAACTCGGTGCGGATCACGTGATCGTGACGGACGAAGAGAATCTCGTCGATGCGGTCATGCGCATCACAGGAGGGCGCGGCGCGGATCTCGTCTTCGATCCGGTCGGAGGAAAGACGCTCGCGCGGCTGGTCGACGCAACGCGGGCAGGCGGCATTATCCTGCTGTACGGCGCACTGAGTACCGACGAAACGGTACTGCCGGTGCTGCCGCTGCTGTCCAAACGCATCACCGTGCACGGCTACAACCTGTTCTCGACGACAACTGATCCGCAACGCCAGCGCGAAGCCGCGTCGTTCATCTTCGATGGATTGCGCTCGGGTGCGCTGCGCACGGTGATCGCGCAGCGGTTTGCCTTCGAGCGCATGGCCGATGCACACGCGCTGCTCGAACGCAACGAGCATTTCGGGCGTATCGTGGTGACGGTCTGA
- a CDS encoding flavin reductase family protein has translation MQFDFESIDAWARYKLLGAAITPRPIAWVSTLGENGEPNAAPFSFFNAFGEDPPIVGFSILHRSERDRKDTGENVRREREFVVNLVGESNLAAMNVTAIDFPPQRSEFAEAGLVAAPSSVIRTPRIAASPVSFECRLFDIIALGPSRSLVLGRIVAMHVDDDAVIDAERAYIDTRKLRLIGRGEANTYVRTHDVVRLPAIPLQDWDAHATHGGPR, from the coding sequence ATGCAATTTGATTTTGAATCGATTGATGCCTGGGCGCGCTACAAGCTGCTCGGCGCGGCCATCACGCCACGGCCAATCGCGTGGGTATCGACGCTCGGCGAAAATGGCGAGCCGAACGCCGCGCCGTTTTCATTTTTCAACGCCTTCGGCGAAGACCCGCCGATCGTCGGGTTCAGCATCCTGCATCGTTCGGAGCGTGACAGAAAGGATACGGGCGAGAACGTGCGCCGCGAGCGCGAGTTCGTCGTCAATCTCGTCGGTGAGTCGAATCTGGCGGCGATGAACGTCACCGCGATCGACTTTCCTCCGCAGCGCAGCGAGTTCGCGGAAGCCGGGCTCGTCGCGGCGCCGTCGAGCGTGATCCGCACGCCGCGTATCGCCGCGAGTCCGGTGTCGTTCGAATGCCGGCTGTTCGACATCATCGCGCTCGGGCCGTCGCGCTCACTCGTGTTGGGGCGGATCGTCGCGATGCATGTCGACGACGACGCGGTCATCGACGCCGAACGCGCTTACATCGACACGCGCAAGCTGCGTCTGATTGGACGCGGCGAAGCGAATACCTATGTCCGGACGCACGACGTGGTCCGGCTCCCCGCGATTCCCTTGCAGGACTGGGACGCGCACGCCACACACGGAGGTCCACGATGA
- a CDS encoding Gfo/Idh/MocA family protein, translated as MTLVLARHEAPLRVGVIGVGNWARHGHLRVLDLLPQYALQTVYSHRREAAEAASREYRIARVAASIDELVESGDIDLVVVLNTAPQHAQTVRRAITAGKNVYCEWPLTTTLAESEELLRLADARGVRHVVGLQRRRAPHNRYVRDLIGDGYVGELRSVRMHVSMNYFQAMRTRALEWTVPPENFSSVVSIYGGHFLDMLFASTGWPVSIAALTPNQFPEVTIRETGVSMPTSTPDQLVLAGMLERNAVLSVHIEGGKRNGSGVQIDITGTQGDLRVTNVSAFGDAGDDYVIHGAHGDKAPLERLAVPARYYRLPASSLPSSVLVGLRPRRATRHAQRSHVRRCREDASPHRRRAGVVRGTALHCRADIVMSAFGRTSR; from the coding sequence ATGACGCTTGTACTTGCACGACACGAAGCACCGTTGCGCGTGGGCGTGATCGGCGTCGGCAACTGGGCGCGGCATGGTCATTTGCGCGTGCTCGATCTGCTGCCGCAGTACGCGTTGCAGACCGTGTATAGCCATCGACGCGAGGCGGCCGAGGCGGCCTCGCGCGAATATCGGATCGCGCGCGTCGCGGCGTCGATCGACGAACTCGTCGAGAGCGGCGATATCGATCTCGTCGTCGTGCTCAACACCGCGCCGCAACACGCGCAGACCGTGAGGCGCGCGATCACGGCGGGCAAGAACGTGTACTGCGAATGGCCGCTCACAACCACGCTCGCGGAATCCGAAGAGCTTCTGCGCCTCGCCGACGCGCGCGGCGTGCGTCATGTCGTCGGATTGCAGCGCAGGCGCGCGCCGCATAACCGCTATGTGCGCGATCTCATCGGCGACGGTTATGTCGGCGAACTGCGCTCGGTGCGCATGCACGTGAGCATGAATTACTTTCAGGCGATGCGAACCCGCGCGCTCGAATGGACGGTGCCCCCGGAAAACTTCTCGTCGGTTGTATCGATTTACGGCGGGCATTTTCTCGACATGCTGTTCGCGTCGACGGGCTGGCCGGTGTCGATCGCTGCGCTCACGCCCAATCAGTTTCCCGAGGTCACGATCCGGGAGACTGGCGTGTCGATGCCGACATCGACGCCCGACCAGCTCGTGCTCGCCGGCATGCTCGAGCGCAATGCGGTGTTGTCGGTGCATATCGAAGGCGGCAAGCGCAATGGCTCGGGTGTACAGATCGACATCACGGGCACGCAGGGCGATCTGCGCGTGACCAACGTGTCTGCGTTCGGCGACGCCGGCGACGACTACGTGATCCATGGCGCGCATGGCGACAAGGCGCCGCTCGAACGTCTCGCGGTGCCGGCGCGTTATTATCGCTTGCCGGCGTCGAGCCTGCCTTCGTCGGTGTTGGTGGGCCTACGCCCACGACGTGCGACACGGCACGCGCAGCGCTCCCACGTTCGCCGATGCCGTGAAGATGCATCGCCTCATCGACGACGCGCAGGCGTCGTACGCGGCACGGCGCTTCATTGCCGTGCGGACATCGTCATGAGCGCATTCGGGAGAACATCGCGATGA
- a CDS encoding LysR family transcriptional regulator, with translation MDHMSAMVVFTRAAETLSFAEAGRQLGLSPSAIGKAIARLETRLAVRLFHRSTRSVRLTSEGELFLSRCQRILGEIEQAEVELALSRASPSGKLRVSIPLVGMLLMPVLSAFMQRYPEVQIDIDFSDHIVDVIEEGFDVVLRTGDALDSQLTMRTLGHYTHVIVASPAYLKRHGMPARPEDLAAHACLQHRFPRTGRLRRWALMRDGAPVEVVLPSTAVASAVEPLIAMAERGLGLTNVPDFAVRKQLADGSLVTVLDAFLHDQIPFCALWPSGRMMPPKVRAFVDFLSEHLFPQPTEGDQP, from the coding sequence ATGGATCATATGAGCGCCATGGTCGTCTTCACTCGTGCGGCGGAAACGCTGAGCTTCGCGGAAGCGGGACGGCAACTGGGGCTTTCTCCATCGGCGATCGGCAAGGCGATCGCGCGGCTGGAGACGCGGCTCGCGGTGCGGCTCTTTCATCGCAGCACACGCAGCGTGCGTCTGACGAGCGAAGGCGAGCTGTTTCTCTCGCGCTGCCAGCGCATTCTCGGCGAGATCGAGCAGGCCGAAGTCGAACTGGCGCTATCGCGCGCGAGTCCGTCGGGCAAGCTGCGCGTGAGCATTCCGCTCGTCGGCATGTTGCTGATGCCAGTGCTGTCCGCGTTCATGCAGCGCTATCCCGAGGTGCAGATCGATATCGATTTCAGCGATCATATCGTCGATGTCATCGAGGAAGGATTCGATGTCGTGCTGCGCACCGGCGACGCGCTCGATTCGCAACTCACAATGCGCACGCTGGGCCATTACACGCATGTGATCGTCGCTTCGCCGGCCTATCTGAAGCGGCATGGCATGCCAGCTCGACCGGAAGATCTGGCCGCCCACGCCTGCCTTCAGCATCGTTTCCCGCGCACCGGGCGATTACGGCGCTGGGCGTTGATGCGCGACGGCGCGCCCGTCGAGGTCGTACTGCCGTCGACGGCGGTGGCGAGTGCGGTCGAGCCGCTCATCGCGATGGCGGAACGAGGGCTCGGACTTACCAACGTGCCGGATTTCGCGGTGCGCAAGCAACTAGCCGACGGCTCGCTCGTAACAGTGCTGGACGCGTTCCTGCACGACCAGATTCCGTTTTGCGCGCTCTGGCCGTCGGGACGCATGATGCCGCCAAAAGTGCGGGCGTTTGTGGACTTCCTGAGCGAGCATCTTTTCCCGCAACCGACGGAGGGCGACCAGCCGTGA
- a CDS encoding LysR substrate-binding domain-containing protein: MRIPPLKAIIAFESVARTKSVNRAAEELGLTASAVSHQLSNLESQIGQPLFQRLGRGLVLTPTGERYLADVTGSLADLSRATERASSRNEVDILRVHSSPSFGLMWLLPRLSSFQEANGDIQLNLACSYENVSFSNGFYDVDVRHGYGNWDNLEVRTVRGEFIAPLASPHYLERHPVNAPEDLLTHRLIYSETPLVQWKQWFGRTGVPLAARKTFDFSFDRSYMSLETAALGLGIALESLMLASGKIREGLLVPVFDASHAVEVGAHHLVYPRQNAELPRVKRFLAWIEREATARGAAG, translated from the coding sequence ATGCGTATCCCTCCGCTCAAGGCAATCATTGCGTTCGAAAGCGTGGCCCGGACCAAAAGTGTCAACCGTGCGGCAGAAGAATTGGGCCTGACCGCGTCCGCCGTAAGCCACCAGCTCAGCAACCTCGAATCGCAGATCGGCCAGCCGTTGTTTCAGCGATTAGGACGCGGATTAGTCCTCACGCCGACCGGCGAACGCTATCTGGCCGACGTGACAGGCTCGCTGGCCGACCTGAGCCGCGCGACCGAGCGTGCGTCGAGCCGCAACGAAGTCGATATCCTGCGCGTGCATTCGAGCCCAAGCTTCGGGCTGATGTGGCTACTGCCGCGTCTGTCGTCGTTTCAGGAGGCGAACGGCGATATCCAGCTGAACCTCGCGTGCTCTTACGAAAACGTGTCGTTCTCGAACGGCTTCTACGACGTCGACGTCCGGCACGGCTACGGCAACTGGGACAACCTCGAGGTCCGGACCGTGCGCGGCGAATTCATCGCGCCGCTCGCGTCGCCGCACTATCTCGAACGGCATCCGGTGAACGCGCCGGAAGACCTGCTCACGCACCGGCTCATCTACTCCGAAACCCCGCTGGTCCAGTGGAAGCAGTGGTTCGGACGGACCGGCGTGCCGCTGGCGGCCCGGAAGACCTTCGATTTTTCATTCGACCGGTCGTACATGTCGCTCGAAACCGCTGCGCTCGGCCTCGGCATCGCGCTCGAAAGCCTGATGCTCGCGTCGGGGAAGATTCGCGAAGGGCTGCTGGTACCGGTGTTCGACGCGAGCCATGCGGTGGAAGTCGGCGCGCATCATCTCGTATACCCGCGGCAGAATGCGGAATTGCCGCGCGTGAAGCGTTTCCTAGCGTGGATCGAGCGGGAGGCCACGGCGCGCGGCGCGGCAGGCTGA
- a CDS encoding SDR family NAD(P)-dependent oxidoreductase, which yields MLLDNRTIIVTGAASPRGIGKATARALAAHGARVAILDLRRDDAESAAAELGSGHLGLACDVTDRDACAAAARATLEYFGRIDGLVNNAGITQPVRTLDISARDYDAIVDVNLRGTLYMSQAVLPAMKEQRGGSIVCMSSVSAQRGGGIFGGPHYSAAKAGVLGLAKAMAREFGADRIRVNSITPGLIQTDITGDKLTPDMREDIIKGIPLGRLGEAADVAHACLFLLSDLSSYLTGVTLDVNGGMLIH from the coding sequence ATGTTGCTCGACAACCGGACCATCATCGTGACCGGCGCCGCGTCGCCGCGCGGGATCGGCAAGGCGACGGCCCGCGCGCTGGCCGCGCACGGCGCACGCGTGGCGATCCTCGACCTGCGCCGCGACGACGCCGAATCGGCTGCCGCTGAACTCGGGTCCGGCCATCTTGGCCTTGCCTGTGACGTGACCGACCGCGATGCATGCGCGGCGGCCGCCCGCGCGACGTTGGAGTACTTCGGCCGTATCGACGGCCTCGTCAACAACGCCGGCATCACGCAGCCCGTGCGCACGCTCGATATCTCGGCGCGCGACTACGATGCAATCGTCGACGTGAACCTGCGCGGCACGCTGTACATGTCGCAAGCCGTGCTGCCCGCGATGAAAGAGCAGCGCGGCGGCAGCATCGTCTGCATGTCGTCGGTCTCCGCGCAACGCGGCGGCGGCATCTTCGGCGGCCCGCACTACAGCGCCGCCAAGGCCGGCGTGCTCGGCCTCGCGAAGGCGATGGCGCGCGAATTCGGCGCCGACCGGATCCGCGTCAATTCGATTACGCCCGGCCTGATCCAGACCGACATCACCGGCGACAAGCTGACGCCCGACATGCGCGAGGACATCATCAAGGGCATTCCGCTTGGCCGGCTCGGCGAGGCCGCGGACGTCGCCCATGCATGCCTGTTCCTACTGAGCGACCTGTCGAGCTACCTGACAGGCGTCACGCTCGACGTCAATGGCGGGATGCTGATTCACTAA
- a CDS encoding MFS transporter: protein MRAKYPASLVQGEPLQREDAQTFEAATYAKVARRLIPFLMLCYLGAYLDRVNVGFAKLQMLNDLRFSETVYGMGAGIFFLGYFLFEVPSNLILHRVGARRWLARIMLTWAVISASFVFVKSPTLFYVLRFLLGVAEAGFAPGVILYLTYWFPSARRAKALSLFFMAIPLAGIIGGPLSGTIMHSLHGTMSMPGWKWLFLLEALPSFVLGFAILLYLDDGIAGAKWLTDSEKALLARNVSADAAHTTAHVSIRTFAADRRLWLMAAIYFCVVLGQYGLTFWLPTIIRKAGVADPLWVGLFTAVPYACAIVALPLIGISADRRRERRFHLAVPMLVAAAGFATLPLLGSVGASIVCLSIASAGILASSSQFWSLPTALLGGMSAAAGIAAVNCFANLAGFFSPAIVGWLNDLTRKSTAGLLFISVAITVGALLVFFVPRSVNR, encoded by the coding sequence ATGAGAGCAAAGTACCCCGCATCGCTGGTCCAGGGCGAGCCTCTGCAACGGGAGGACGCGCAGACGTTCGAAGCGGCGACCTACGCGAAGGTCGCGCGCCGGCTGATCCCGTTCCTGATGTTGTGCTACCTCGGCGCGTATCTAGACCGCGTCAACGTCGGCTTCGCGAAACTTCAGATGCTCAACGATCTGCGTTTCAGCGAGACGGTCTACGGGATGGGCGCCGGCATCTTCTTCCTCGGCTATTTCCTGTTCGAGGTGCCGAGCAACCTGATCCTGCATCGCGTCGGCGCGCGCCGCTGGCTCGCGCGCATCATGCTGACCTGGGCGGTGATCTCGGCGAGCTTCGTGTTCGTCAAGTCGCCCACCTTGTTCTACGTGCTGCGATTTCTGCTCGGCGTCGCCGAAGCCGGCTTCGCTCCAGGCGTGATCCTCTACCTCACGTACTGGTTCCCGTCGGCGCGGCGCGCGAAGGCGCTGTCGCTGTTCTTCATGGCGATTCCCCTCGCCGGGATCATCGGCGGGCCGCTGTCGGGCACGATCATGCATTCGCTGCACGGCACGATGTCAATGCCGGGCTGGAAGTGGCTGTTTCTGCTCGAGGCGCTGCCTTCGTTCGTGCTGGGTTTCGCGATCCTGCTGTATCTCGACGACGGCATTGCCGGCGCGAAATGGCTGACCGACTCCGAAAAGGCCTTGCTCGCGCGCAACGTGTCGGCCGATGCCGCGCACACCACCGCTCACGTGTCGATTCGGACTTTCGCCGCGGACCGCCGCCTGTGGTTGATGGCCGCGATTTACTTCTGCGTGGTTCTCGGGCAGTACGGCCTCACGTTCTGGCTACCGACGATCATTCGCAAGGCGGGCGTCGCTGATCCGCTGTGGGTCGGTTTGTTCACCGCGGTTCCGTATGCCTGCGCGATCGTCGCGCTGCCGCTGATCGGCATCAGCGCGGATCGTCGACGCGAGCGCCGCTTCCATCTCGCGGTGCCGATGCTGGTCGCGGCGGCGGGCTTTGCCACGTTGCCACTGCTCGGCAGCGTTGGTGCGTCGATCGTCTGCCTGAGCATCGCGTCCGCTGGCATCCTCGCGTCGTCGTCGCAGTTCTGGTCGCTGCCAACCGCGTTGCTTGGCGGGATGTCGGCGGCAGCGGGCATCGCCGCGGTCAACTGCTTTGCGAACTTAGCGGGCTTCTTCTCGCCGGCGATCGTCGGCTGGCTGAACGACCTGACCCGCAAGTCCACTGCGGGGCTACTCTTCATCTCCGTCGCGATCACGGTCGGCGCACTGCTGGTGTTCTTCGTGCCCCGATCCGTCAATCGCTGA